One genomic segment of Amycolatopsis granulosa includes these proteins:
- a CDS encoding RidA family protein yields MAKVAITTEKAPKPAANYSPAVRKGPILQLAGQVPFDPETGEIVGSTIAEQTRQVFANLEAVLTEAGSGWQDVVMVRAYLTDTAHFGEFNEVYNELMREPYPARTTVYVGLPKGVLVEIDLLAVVD; encoded by the coding sequence ATGGCCAAGGTCGCGATCACCACGGAGAAGGCTCCCAAGCCGGCGGCGAACTACTCGCCCGCCGTGCGCAAGGGCCCCATCCTCCAGCTGGCCGGGCAGGTCCCGTTCGACCCGGAGACCGGCGAGATCGTCGGCAGCACGATCGCGGAACAGACGCGTCAGGTGTTCGCGAACCTGGAGGCGGTCCTCACCGAGGCCGGATCCGGCTGGCAGGACGTGGTGATGGTCCGCGCGTACCTGACCGACACCGCCCACTTCGGCGAGTTCAACGAGGTGTACAACGAGCTGATGCGCGAGCCCTACCCGGCGCGGACCACGGTGTACGTCGGGCTGCCGAAGGGTGTGCTGGTGGAGATCGACCTGCTGGCGGTCGTGGACTGA
- a CDS encoding DUF1844 domain-containing protein has translation MLDDGSNAPDPGDISAPVRDLQDIPSVEVISRAAVMLLSAAAERLGLADEDPDTSPQRDLDEARRLITALAGLVTASAEYLGVHAAPLRDGLQSLQKAFREASAVPDAPGQGPGEKYTGPVY, from the coding sequence GTGCTTGACGACGGTTCCAACGCGCCCGACCCGGGCGATATTTCCGCGCCCGTGCGCGACCTGCAGGACATCCCCAGCGTCGAGGTCATCAGCCGGGCGGCGGTGATGCTGCTGTCCGCCGCGGCCGAACGGCTCGGGCTCGCCGACGAGGACCCGGACACCAGCCCGCAGCGGGACCTGGACGAGGCCCGGCGCCTGATCACCGCGCTGGCCGGGCTGGTCACCGCCTCCGCCGAGTACCTCGGCGTGCACGCCGCTCCCCTGCGCGACGGCCTGCAATCGCTGCAGAAGGCGTTCCGGGAGGCGTCGGCGGTGCCCGATGCGCCCGGCCAGGGCCCCGGGGAGAAGTACACCGGTCCGGTGTACTGA
- a CDS encoding IclR family transcriptional regulator domain-containing protein, translating into MSQSLDRGLSLLHALAGGASTLNELAAELGVHKSTVLRLLRTLETQHFVQRAGSRGYRLGSALFDLAARALEGRDVRRESAPALAALNDRTGYTVHLATFEDGEVVYVDKYEGRHSVRMYSRIGERAPLHCTAAGKILVAALPPARRETIARGLDYTPLTANTITAPEAYLAELARVAERGYAVDDAEYEDFIHGIAAPVRGPGGAVLAAVSLSVPKVLLDHDGLLALLPVLRAAAEDASVHNGWTP; encoded by the coding sequence AACGAGCTCGCCGCTGAGCTCGGCGTGCACAAGTCGACGGTGCTGCGGCTGCTGCGCACTCTGGAGACGCAGCACTTCGTGCAGCGCGCGGGGTCCCGGGGCTACCGGCTCGGCAGCGCCCTGTTCGACCTGGCCGCCCGCGCCCTGGAGGGCCGCGACGTGCGGCGCGAGTCCGCGCCGGCGCTCGCCGCGCTCAACGACCGCACCGGCTACACCGTGCACCTGGCCACCTTCGAGGACGGCGAGGTCGTCTACGTCGACAAGTACGAAGGCCGGCACAGCGTGCGGATGTACTCCCGCATCGGTGAACGCGCGCCGTTGCACTGCACCGCGGCCGGCAAGATCCTGGTCGCCGCGCTGCCGCCGGCCCGGCGCGAGACGATCGCGCGCGGCCTGGACTACACCCCGCTGACCGCGAACACCATCACCGCCCCCGAGGCGTACCTGGCCGAGCTGGCACGGGTCGCGGAACGCGGGTACGCGGTCGACGACGCCGAGTACGAAGACTTCATCCACGGCATCGCCGCGCCGGTGCGCGGTCCCGGTGGGGCTGTCCTCGCGGCGGTGTCCCTGTCGGTGCCGAAGGTGCTGCTGGATCACGACGGCCTGCTGGCACTGCTGCCGGTACTGCGGGCCGCCGCCGAGGACGCGTCCGTCCACAACGGATGGACCCCGTGA